The following coding sequences are from one Mus pahari chromosome X, PAHARI_EIJ_v1.1, whole genome shotgun sequence window:
- the Gpr34 gene encoding probable G-protein coupled receptor 34, which yields MTTTSVDNWLCSSHGMHFITNYSDQASQNFSGVPNVTSCPMDEKLLSTVLTTFYSVIFLVGLVGNIIALYVFLGIHRKRNSIQIYLLNVAVADLLLIFCLPFRIMYHINQNKWTLGVILCKVVGTLFYMNMYISIILLGFISLDRYIKINRSIQQRRAITTKQSIYVCCIVWTVALAGFLTMIILTLKKGGHNSTMCFHYRDRHNAKGEAIFNFVLVVMFWLIFLLIILSYIKIGKNLLGISKRRSNFPNSGKYATTARNSFIVLIIFTICFVPYHAFRFIYISSQLNVSSCYWKEIIHKTNEIMLLFSSFNSCLDPVMYFLMSSNIRKIMCQLLFRRFQSEASRSESTSEFKPGHSLHDLSMTVKMPQYSTKGN from the coding sequence ATGACAACTACTTCAGTTGACAACTGGCTTTGCTCCTCCCATGGAATGCACTTTATAACTAATTACAGTGACCAAGCCTCACAAAATTTCTCAGGAGTGCCAAATGTCACTAGCTGTCCAATGGATGAAAAATTACTATCTACTGTGTTAACAACCTTCTACTCTGTTATATTCCTCGTGGGACTGGTTGGAAACATCATTGCCCTCTATGTCTTTCTGGGCATTCACCGTAAAAGAAATTCCATTCAAATTTATCTACTTAATGTGGCTGTTGCAGACCTTCTACTCATCTTCTGCCTCCCTTTCCGCATAATGTATCACATCAACCAAAACAAGTGGACACTAGGTGTGATTCTTTGCAAAGTTGTGGGGACACTATTTTACATGAACATGTATATTAGCATTATTTTGCTTGGATTTATCAGTTTGGATCGCTATATAAAAATCAATCGGTCTATACAACAAAGAAGGGCAATAACCACCAAGCAAAGTATTTATGTTTGCTGTATAGTATGGACAGTTGCTCTTGCTGGATTTTTAACTATGATCATTTTGACACTGAAGAAGGGAGGTCATAATTCCACAATGTGTTTCCATTACAGAGATAGACATAATGCAAAGGGAGAAGCAATTTTTAACTTTGTTCTTGTAGTAATGTTCTGGCTTATTTTCCTACTGATAATCCTCTCATATATTAAGATTGGCAAGAATCTACTGGGAATTTCTAAACGAAGGTCAAATTTTCCTAACTCTGGCAAATATGCTACAACAGCCCGGAACTCCTTTATTGTACtgatcatttttactatatgCTTTGTGCCTTACCATGCCTTTcgattcatttacatttcttcacAGCTAAATGTGTCCTCTTGTTACTGGAAGGAAATCATTCACAAAACTAACGAGATCAtgctgcttttctcttctttcaacaGTTGCTTGGATCCTGTCATGTATTTCCTGATGTCCAGTAACATTCGCAAAATCATGTGTCAACTTCTTTTTAGAAGGTTTCAAAGTGAAGCAAGCAGAAGCGAAAGTACTTCAGAATTTAAGCCAGGACATTCCCTGCATGATCTATCCATGACAGTCAAAATGCCGCAGTACAGCACTAAGGGTAACTGA